The nucleotide sequence AGGAACCAACAAGGAAAGAGGGAACACattgttcctctcttcctcagCAGGGTAGACTAGAGAACAGAgaagtggagagaagtgaagactTTCTACTGTATTGAAACTTATCCAGATAAGGACATGGATGGATTTCCCCACATCTTGCAAAGTAAAACTTCTTCATTCTTTtgaaagttttcagtttttttacttTGACTTTCTTGAGGCAGGTTGAAAGATTTTTGAGAAATTCTtccttctttaattaaaaaaaaaaatatatatatatatatattcaacagCAACTGTCtgaagaaggggagaaaaaaggaaagaaacaagagaaGCCACAAAGCCCCAGTCGCACTTAGTTCCTGTTCACTCAGGGCAGCTGGTGACGTAGGCTGGCTGTATTTTGAATTCACATATTAGAAACATTCATTCAGAGAGGAAACTGGCTTTGGCATAATCTGCAGAAGAAAACAGCTTTCACAGAACTGTTATTCAAAAAGAATCACAGAGAACTGTACTTCTTGTTTAAATGAACCTTAGCTTAGCTCTAACGGGGGAATAGCAGGTGTATTTTATGGTAGGTAACTTCTGATTTAAAATTTGAACAAAGTTTCATAAACAATGATTGGAATCGGAGAAAGAATCAGACCCCAAAGCCTGAGAAGCAGAGGGTTTGGGGTCTCACTGATCAAAACAAGGGATTTAGCAGAGGGAGGCTTGCGCTGCTTTGAGTTGAGGTGTCTTGTCTACCTCCAAACACACCTTTAAAGCAGCTCTGTCTGTAACATCAGAACCCTAGCTGAGATCCCTGAAGCACCGAGCTCTCTCCCAGGCCCCACGCTCACTGGGCCCTGCCTGGCCCGCTGCGCGCTTCCTTGTTAGGGTCTGCGGGACTCTCCCTGGACTGGAGCTTTGGCGTCTGAGCCTTCATATCTCTACCTAGCATCTAATTTTGTGCAATAAAGAATAATTCACTTATTAAAGACACTCAGGTCATTCTTTTCAAGTAGAAGCTTACATTTCAGAAACAGGAAGATGATTTCTAGCCTCCATAATTTCATGGTGTTAGACCATTGTATGTCATATACCACTGCTCTGCTCACAATATTTAGACAGTTCCATAGCAACGCTGAAAACACAGCCCCCACAGGTCTGCGTTCCTCCTGCTCTGTGTCAGGGCTTAGAGACATTCCTGAGAGATGGAACCCCACCCCAGAGCGCTGCATCTGGAATGTTCCCTTTATGGTAGTCACTCCAGAAACCTGGAGCAGAAGTGCATCTTAGGGCTTTGTATTCAGTTCTAGAAACGTCCCCCTCGTGCTTGCAGActtcagcttttgtttataaGGCATTCAGAAATCCTCTTCTTCAATTCTGAAATGGGCTAATAACATTTGACTACTTTATAGTTGACCTTTCTTGTTCTTTTCACAGTAGAAAAATAGATTATCACCTTTTCATTATCTAAAATGTTTGGTATAAAAATATTAGTGGAGATTATAGAGATGCAAATATCTTCTTAAACCTGGTTCTCTTTCCATATGCTTCTTgaaattcaaaagtaaatttCTTGTTTTGGCTTATTGTTGACCCAGACAACAAAAATTTACTTTATTATACTATCCATTTgcattaaaatatgttttctacagtGTCTGGAATAGAGATTttactttatcttatttttttttttttgagccacaCTTCAGTTTATTGGCATCGTCAACCTATGAGTGAGACAGGACGCTCCCCATGAGGTGAGATTGTTCTCTCTCTGCCATCACACGTGCCCACACAGCTTCCCCTCAGAAGGGCAGCATTTCAAGCTGAAGTTGGGGTagattatttattcctttttcactttcacAATTTTTACGTTGCTGCCAGAAGCCTTCTCAGCGTTTGCTCTGAATTCTGTCTTCAGGGCATCTCTCACTGCTTTTGCACAGATCTGAGAGTATCGGGTGTAGCTGAGTCCAGCCTGTCGCCAGTAGGCCACCATGATGTTGCGCGCTGGGTCAAGTCGCGAGGACCGGTCAACGTCGGCTCAGCGCACGGCCCAacttatcttatttttttagtagcttaaaacaacaagtatttattttctcacagttttttcAGAAGTAGCTTAGCTGAGTGGTTCCAACTCAGGGTTTCTCATGAGGTTGTGGTCAAGCTATTTGCTGGGACTGTAAGTCATCATATTTCATATTCTTGGCTTTGTTATACAGTGTTCAACAGATTCCCTCTcgcctctctttttctttttgagtttaaATCTGCTGTGCCATTTGTCATTAAGATATCATCATCCTTCTGGCTGAACTATTTAGTCTCCTGATTTCCTTGGAAAGCGGGGCCACTGATTGAAAACATCCCCATATACCACTGATCAGAAAGGAGCCTTGCATCATGTCCAGGGGTCAGGCTGGGGCAGAGGGACCACTCAAAGTCCCCAGGCCTCCATCGGCATCAGCTGGTTAGACCCAGTGAAGACGAAACACGACATTCAGTCTTGGTGCTTTCTAGGGCTGCGGGGTCTCAGACTTTGATGTGTGCACAAGTCACGTGGGCACCTCATTAAGATGCAGATTCTAACTCCTTAGTTCTGGGAtgagcctgagattctgcaccAAGCACAGAGATTTTAAGTAAATGTTGTTGACTGCCTCTCGTCACTGTTGGCGGCCCCCTCTACCTGATTCTCTTCTCCATCAATCTTATGAGCCAAGTCACTACCTAACTTCTACTTGCATTTTGTTCAAAATATCTTCCTAAATTTTTGTGACTCTCTAATCACACAGGCACTGCTTATGTCCAGATTATGTCCCCTCACGTGGGGTTAACATGATGGCCTGATTCTTTATTACTTTTCAAATGTTCCAGGTAGCACTTTATAAAAAACACAATACTTTATACAGTCATCACATTTGATCCTCAAAACAACCTGTGTGATAGGCAAGGCAAACATCATCTCAGCTTtgccaacaaggaaatgggttCAGGGAGAGTGAACTATTTTCTCAGGGTCGTGAAGCTACCAGGTTGCAGAGCTGCAGCTCTGGCCAGAATCCCAGTTCCCCAAACTATTTCTGCCTTCTTAAGGCCAAGTAACAATAGCACCACAATAAAACCCACTGAAAATTTCAACATGTCTAGAAGACATGTAGCAATTTAGCACTGGAAACGACCTCACAGATGACAAAATCTACCAGCACCCCACTTCATACAATGCAGCTCCAGAGACTCAGGGACCATGTCCGACACTGCAGACCTGATTACAGACTCGGTCACTACTTGAATCTACTGACTTCAGATACAGCATTTTCTGCTACACTTTTCAACCTTATTCCTTTAAAAGCCCCCAGCATTTTTAGCTTTCCATAATATGTGCCAGTGACCTGTCCAATGTCAATTTTGGCCAGTCTCATAGATGCGTCTCTGCCAAAGACAGGTTCTGTCTCCTGCTCTCCAGCAGCTGGACCACACTCACGTTACCTCTGGATGGTAGTTTCCACTGCTCACCAGACCTGGCGCAGAGTCCCTGCGGTCTTTCCAAATCTCAGCCTTCATCAAATTCTACCCCCTCCTCAGAGCCCTCGCTGCCTTTCTGGCACCTTAGGAAACCTCTCTTCTTGAAGTCCTCAGAGTACTGGCAGTTCCTAGCACACATTTTTTTGTACATCCTCATGGTATCATCCTGGTCCCATATCACCCCTTCCCCAACACTCAGTGTCTCCTCACTGAGGACAGCTGATACACAAAATGCTATTTCTTCTCCCTGGGACATGCTTCCCACCCACATATGAAGCCATCTGTCAGGTAAAACACTGCTTCTCCCATGAGGTCCTGGCTGATGTCTCCACGTGATGGAGGAGAGCACTCTTTGGGCTTCTTAGCACATTCTGTACGTTACTCCTTCACATCAGTTGTCTGATGATATCGCTGGTGTCTGCACGTCTGTTCCCTCACGGAAGACTCCTCATCATGACACAACTTTTCCTCTGCACTGACTGCAAGGCCCATCACACAACTGGAGCTTAGTATGTGTTAAATgaatcaaaaaattaaatgtgcatGCCCGTAATAATGAAGACATTCTGTACCCTGCTAAacttaagaaaacaaatacagactTTGAAGCTTAGAGGGGAAAAACTCACCAGGGAAACAGGATCTGGGTACCATTGGCCTGGGCCTAATTCCTCCAGCAACTACAAAGCAAGGCTGGAGAAAGACCAAGCGGCATCTTGCTGAGACATGATTGCTCTCTCAGGAGTCGGAGCCTCACGCTTAGAGGTAACATCTTGCCTCCAACTACACTTCTCAGAGTTAGAGCCACTATCCTCATATTATGACTGTACTGAACTTGCTATTTCTTAGCTcaccagattttctttttttaactgaagtatatttgatttacaatgttgtgttagtttctggtgtacagcatagtgattcagttttatatatatatatatttcttctcatattctttttcattatagaccattacaagatactgaatatagttccctgtgctatacagtaggtccttgttgtttatctattttatatatagtagttagtacttATGGATCCCACTGAGCtccttcccccttggcaaccgtaagtttgttttctatgtctgtgttctataaataagttcatttgttccttttttttttttaaagattccacatataagtggtatcacatggcatttgtctttctctttctggatgacttcacttaggatgatgatctccaggtccatccatgttgctccaaacggcattattttattcttttttatggccgagcaGTATCCCACTGTATAAATAaacacaacctctttatccagtcatctgttaccAGATTTTCTTAaacctaaattttaaatttttgttctaaGAAGACCCTCCACCTACTCCCCAGGGGACAACTCTGTAGTCATCTTTCCACAGACAGCATTAGGGTCGTTTCTGTGATGGCTGCtctgcttccacacacacttcTTTTATGTTTCCAAAACCCTGCAGGCAGAACTCTACTTAAGCATTTAACCCATGGGACTGAGACTCGTGTCTGTCTCCCTGATAGACCATGAACTACACAAAAGCGTGGAGTTCACCTACCTCATGTATACTTTTCAAAGCTCAGCGATGTTTAGCACTTTTCATGGAGCAACTATACactaatatatttaaaagttgggggaggggaggaaggtggcAAGACGCAAAGACATCTTTGCAGCTAGTGTTCTGGATGCAAATTAGTTTCTGTTGATTAAAAGATTTAGAAGCACAGCAAAGTCAAAATGCTCTTCCTCCTTCTGCTTGTGGGTGAGGCTGTGGAAACAGGAGCGTTCCTGCCCAGCCCCTATTCACAGCTCCTCGCCTCGCTTGCAGCTCTGGGAATCCACTTCCTAGAGTCCCGAGTGTTGGAAGACAGTCAGGGACAGCAGCAACAGCTTCTTAATTCCAACATACTAATACCTGCAGTGCAGTTCCAGGAATTATTCTAGAAGTCAGAGCTCTGGTAAAGACTTCGGAGGTGGGGTCAACCTGGAGGCCCAGCCCAGAAGCTTTGCTTGTCACTTCCAATATTTGTGTAAGCACATAATTTCCTGTATTAAAACACTTCTTGCTTAAAATACCTACAGTGATAGTTTCTGTTTCTTACTCATCCTGTCCGATACAGTAAGAAGGAATAAGAGGATGGGGGAGCGGAAGTGGGGGAGAGAGCAGagatcggggggggggggtgtccctGTCTGGAAAAGCACAGGCTATGAAAAGAACTTGTGCTACGTGACCACTGATGATGGCCACCTGACCTCCCTTTCTTAGAGCGTTTACTAGAAAGGATCTACAACTGTGAATCCTgcctctgtccctttgagatgtaCTGTATATCCTACAACCCGGAGTGTCGTTCTCAAGGACCCAAAAGCCATTCCTCTGAAAGGTAACCATCAGGAAGGAGAGGGTCTCTGTCTCCCAGTCTCTGAGGACAGATCCTAACTTCCACAACCACCAGCTCGCAGACACCATGGCTTCAATTGTGCCCTGACCAACCTCTTACAATCCTCAATTACCTGACTCTATCCGAGCCCCTACTTGCTCCCCTcccttttccttcattctgcCTTTAAAACACCCAGGTCTCTTTGTGCAAATCTGAAAGGAGTTCAGCATTTTTTCCCACTGTCAGTAGTTACTGAATAAAATCTGTTTGTACCAGTTTTACTAATGTCCGGCTTTGCTTATCTTCGACAAGAGAaggtttatcttcttttttttctttttcttctactctTATTAGATTCACTTGTTATCCTATCAAATCATAAGAATCTAATTTATTTCCTCTATGAAAACCTTatattgctttattttaaattatgaagaTTACAAAAATGCCATAATGATTTGCGATGGCTATAAAAGCACATTTTCAATGTATCTTTTAACAGGGGAGATGTTTTCCAGAATTCCAGAGATTTTCTCCAGAAACAGCTTTCCCTGATTTTTACCTTAAGTCTGACAGATGAGGTAAATATCTCAAGTACCACTCAGTATTATGAACCAGTCAATAAATGTTAGAAATTTCTAGTCTACTTACAGTTTCAGCCTGAATATGAGTGGAAAACTTCCCTTCAAATTTCATCTAAAAACCTGTGATTTAGTGTACGACCTATGAACCACGAAATAAACTCACACTAATAGAGTCATTTTTGCCAGCTGGTTGCAAAAAGAAATTCCCATTGGTGGTTCAAAATGGAAATTTCTTGGAGTAGAGATAGAAGTCCCATTCTTTCTTTGGCCTTTGATTAAACAGAAACGCTTCAGAGTAGCCcaaattctttgaaatttataaCACACATTTACAAGACACCACTTGGAACTATCCTCATTTCATGTCACTGTTAGATTTGTGCATTTGCAGGAAATGAGTAATTCATCAAACATGCAGAGTCCCatgattttcagttctcttgaggaGGTGAAAACAGTTGTTTAAGAGGGACTTGGagatacttaaaattttatacttGTTAAATGTTTCTGACCTGGAAGGCAGACACTGCTGACAGGTGCAGATCTGGGTTAAGCTTGAAAAACGTTAGAGAAATTCCCCTGTTGACTAAGAATCAATTCGCTGTAGTCCCAAGAGCTGGCCTCTGGACATCCcctttgaactctttttttttccttcaaagggATTCATGCAAGGAACTGTGATTCACTGAATATTCTTTCCTAAAAAGAAAGCACCTCCATGGACAACTTGGAAATTTCCAGTACTAATATAACAaacttattataatttttttcactattgTTAGTCATTTCTAATGAGGAACCCATGGAAAATGTGAACACTCTATGAGCTATGACTTGAGAATCCGTTGGTCTCAAGCAATCCTGaccttgtattaaaaaaaaaaaagagccttcaCCAAACGATGTGAAGTCTTCAAGAGAGATTAATATTTGTGACACAATATTGGGATTATAATGCTAATTAGTTGGAATAACAatattataaaaacaataaattacaaTGTTCATAATAGGGGAAGGAAGGTAGCCTTTTGGAACTACAAATATTATTTCCAATTATGCCAACTCTATCTTGACATAAATATCTTTCATTTCTATGAGATACCAAggtagtgttaaaaaaaaaacagagctagATGGTAGTTAAAGCAATAAAAACGGATTTCATTCAGGAGTATTGCAAGAGGAGAAGAGAGATCTCAGTATAGGTCTGGGCTCAGTTCTGAACACAGCTTGGGCACTTATAGCCAAGCGGTGGGGTAAGGGTCAGTGGATGAAATTACTAAGAAGAAATATCAGGGGTAAGGGAGTATTCTGGCCAAACCGACACAACAGGATTCCTGCTGAAGACTGGCCAGGTGATCAGACATCACCTGGGGAAGGTGGAGGATGAGGAAACCAGTTAGACATTGAGAGCGATTGGACACGGAGCACGGGGCAGTCTTACTAAACTAACCTAGTATGAATCTTGCTAAAACTGGATTTTTCAAGAAAGTGGGCCTGACAGAAGGCTTAGAAGCCCGACTAAAGTTTGACCAGGCGAAGAATCTTTGCCATTAGAATCTCCATGCCTGAGGAGATTTTCTGTACCAAGAAATTTAGCTAAAATGACAGATGGCATGTCCCCACCTTTTAAGAACATTTCCTGGAGATTTCCCCCATCACTTCCTTGTTACAAATTAACAGCAATTGGAAAAAACACTCCTGTACAAAAACTATGACTCAACTGTCAAAAATAGGAGGGCACAGGAGACAGGGTGAGAGGAAGCAGATGACTTTCTGGACGCAATCCTGATTGAAAGCCGTATTTTAGGTTTCCATCAAAATCGTGACCTGAGATGAGAGCCAAGGAGAACTGTGGATGTACAGAGGCAGATGGCAGACTGAGGAAGGACCCGCGTCTGAGGATCGCCTGAGGGCTCAGAGATACTGCGTTAATGGTTAAGTCCATTAAGGGGACTCTGAATCACCCTCCGGCGATACTTTGAGGTGGCTTCTGACAGATCTAGCAGTTTATGGTTGCCAGGTTCTGTTTCACTAAGATCACAGAGGTTTTCATTAACATCTGAGCGGCTGAGATCCAGTCTCTGTGCATACTTTTCATAACACAGTTACTCACTTATGAAGGAGATGCTGCTGCTTCCTTAGTCCGCTCGGGTCTTCCATTTTCACGTGGTCAGTGACAGCGCTACAGCCCCCACCATCCACAGAAAATGCTGACAAGCTTTCTGTACAAGTGCACGTCCATCATTGATCTTGAGTCACAGAAGTATCtccatttttaattaaacatgAACTTTTTTTAGCCTATTGCTGCCGAAAAGGTTTTGgcgcaaaattaaaaaaataaataaacaaggaatTG is from Vicugna pacos chromosome 23, VicPac4, whole genome shotgun sequence and encodes:
- the LOC116285262 gene encoding ATP synthase subunit epsilon, mitochondrial; this encodes MVAYWRQAGLSYTRYSQICAKAVRDALKTEFRANAEKASGSNVKIVKVKKE